The Lewinellaceae bacterium genome includes a region encoding these proteins:
- a CDS encoding DEAD/DEAH box helicase family protein, with amino-acid sequence MAFLHEIFNNPFAKRALAQVDLPNWISDNLKPGFGQRPYQIEAFKRYIYLDQEDLEEKPKRPYHLLYNMATGSGKTLIMAGLMLHLYQKGYRNFLFFVNSNNIIQKTKDNFLNPQASKYLFNNKIVIDGKEVLIKEIDNFEEADNENINLKFTTIQQLHIDLNNTKENSVTYEDFKDKKLVLIADEAHHLVAGTKSGNMFGSWEDTVKKIHDSNFENILLEFTATIDTDTAELVKHYQDKVIFKYDLAQFRIDKYSKEINLIRSLYNEQDRIIQAVILNLYRQELATSNNINLKPVILFKAKRTIKESEQNKENFHQLIDDFSVAMVEKIQKTSTVPIVQKAFRFFESKGISANEIVKRIQANFRFENCLSANNDAEAEKNQILLNTLEDENNPIRAVFAVQKLNEGWDVLNLFDIVRLYEDRDGKDGKPGKTTLSEAQLIGRGARYYPFALEEGQDKFTRKFDDDISNDLKVLEELYYHTKEDSRYISELKKALVDSGIYEDEANLVQLNLFLKPDFKKTDFYKDGHVFFNKKIPKSFDNIKSFADLGVTKTNYRHTLSSGVGRMSSAFFEMEPTQSNDEVIKTKDVKLTEIPKNTIRFALSQNPFFYFDGLTHYFPSVGSLSNFIDSNDFLAGLEITFSGTPDRLKEISHFDYLQALNGLLQNIEADIKGNSTEYEGSDYIKEPIHKVFKDKEIKVYKDSERANGQETLVANEPWYVYNANYGTSEEKKFVELFSRRFEGLNQKFENIYLIRNEREIKIFDKFGRAFEPDFLLFCKQRDGEQMTFQVFIEPKGEHLKGYDKWKEDFLNEIRAEQKTVKIHTDTYLITAVPFYNYNNENEFKTTLENTLNE; translated from the coding sequence ATGGCATTTCTACACGAAATATTCAATAATCCATTTGCTAAAAGAGCTTTAGCACAGGTTGATTTACCCAATTGGATAAGTGACAATTTAAAACCCGGATTTGGTCAAAGACCATATCAGATTGAAGCTTTTAAGCGATACATATACTTAGACCAAGAAGATTTAGAAGAAAAGCCCAAAAGACCTTACCATTTGCTTTACAATATGGCAACGGGTAGCGGAAAGACTTTAATAATGGCAGGTTTGATGTTGCACCTTTACCAAAAAGGCTATCGCAACTTTTTGTTTTTCGTAAACAGCAATAATATCATTCAGAAAACCAAAGACAATTTTCTCAATCCGCAGGCTTCAAAATACTTGTTCAATAACAAAATTGTGATTGACGGAAAAGAAGTGCTAATCAAAGAGATTGACAACTTCGAAGAAGCCGACAATGAGAATATCAATTTGAAGTTTACCACCATTCAACAGCTTCATATTGACCTGAACAACACCAAAGAAAACAGCGTAACCTACGAAGATTTTAAGGACAAGAAATTGGTTTTAATTGCTGACGAAGCTCACCACTTGGTAGCAGGAACAAAATCGGGGAATATGTTCGGCAGTTGGGAAGACACCGTGAAGAAAATTCACGATTCTAATTTTGAAAATATCTTATTGGAGTTTACGGCAACCATTGACACTGACACGGCAGAATTAGTCAAACACTATCAAGATAAGGTAATTTTTAAATACGACCTTGCTCAATTCCGTATTGACAAATATTCCAAAGAAATTAACCTTATTCGTTCCTTATATAACGAACAAGATAGAATTATCCAAGCCGTAATTTTGAACTTGTATAGGCAAGAATTGGCTACTTCAAACAATATCAATTTGAAGCCAGTAATTCTATTCAAAGCCAAAAGAACTATTAAAGAATCGGAACAAAATAAAGAGAACTTTCACCAATTGATTGATGATTTTTCGGTGGCAATGGTAGAGAAAATTCAAAAGACTTCTACCGTTCCAATCGTTCAAAAGGCTTTCCGTTTTTTTGAATCCAAAGGGATTTCAGCCAACGAAATTGTTAAACGCATTCAAGCAAATTTCAGATTTGAAAATTGCCTAAGTGCAAACAATGACGCAGAAGCCGAGAAAAACCAAATTTTGCTCAACACATTGGAAGATGAAAACAATCCTATCCGTGCCGTTTTTGCCGTTCAAAAATTAAATGAAGGTTGGGACGTTTTGAATTTATTTGACATTGTTCGCCTTTATGAAGACCGAGACGGAAAAGATGGCAAACCAGGAAAGACAACACTTTCAGAAGCCCAGTTAATTGGTCGTGGTGCGAGATATTATCCGTTTGCCTTAGAAGAAGGACAAGACAAGTTTACCCGAAAATTTGATGATGATATTTCAAACGATTTAAAGGTGTTAGAAGAATTATATTACCATACCAAAGAAGATAGCCGTTACATTTCGGAATTGAAGAAAGCTCTTGTAGATTCGGGTATTTATGAAGATGAAGCAAATTTGGTTCAGCTCAATTTATTCTTAAAGCCTGATTTTAAGAAAACAGATTTTTACAAAGACGGACACGTTTTCTTCAATAAGAAAATTCCAAAGAGTTTTGACAATATTAAATCGTTTGCCGATTTAGGAGTTACGAAAACCAACTATCGTCACACATTATCTTCGGGAGTTGGCAGAATGTCAAGTGCCTTTTTTGAAATGGAGCCGACACAATCCAATGATGAAGTAATTAAAACCAAAGATGTTAAGCTGACTGAAATTCCGAAAAACACAATCCGTTTTGCATTAAGCCAAAACCCGTTTTTCTACTTTGACGGTTTAACACATTACTTTCCAAGCGTTGGTTCACTTTCAAACTTCATTGATAGCAATGACTTTTTAGCAGGTTTAGAAATCACCTTTAGCGGAACACCTGACCGACTAAAAGAAATTAGCCATTTTGACTATTTGCAAGCGTTAAACGGACTTTTGCAAAACATTGAAGCAGACATAAAAGGCAATTCAACAGAATATGAAGGTTCAGACTATATCAAAGAACCAATTCATAAAGTATTCAAAGACAAAGAAATCAAGGTTTATAAAGACAGCGAACGAGCAAACGGCCAAGAAACATTGGTAGCCAACGAGCCTTGGTACGTTTATAATGCCAATTATGGCACAAGTGAAGAAAAGAAATTTGTAGAACTGTTTTCCAGACGATTTGAAGGACTGAATCAAAAGTTTGAAAACATTTACCTAATCCGAAACGAAAGAGAAATTAAAATCTTCGACAAATTCGGAAGAGCTTTTGAGCCAGACTTTTTACTATTCTGTAAACAACGTGACGGAGAACAAATGACTTTTCAAGTTTTCATAGAGCCAAAAGGAGAACATTTAAAAGGATACGACAAATGGAAAGAAGACTTTTTGAATGAAATCAGAGCAGAACAAAAGACAGTCAAAATCCATACAGACACTTATTTGATAACAGCCGTTCCATTCTATAATTACAATAACGAAAATGAATTTAAGACAACATTAGAAAACACATTAAACGAATAG
- a CDS encoding helix-turn-helix transcriptional regulator produces MKVQIYKVKNPISCVSEIVEINSDLATDTLTHFVPPFGSPEIILFIGHEHQIKNVSITNGLIKGLYNISQKIEFSPNYHFITIRLQPYGLRQLFNINTTELNNSVIDIQSHPIGEVLLNITKAIDKLEVSTANNLVNIIEQFSIYPVSTSTKTFIKNTSETIYTTVKDIIFESGIGLRTLQRNFKKEVGLTPKEYLRIKRLNAIEQKLSQNVNVFEIISDFDFTDQAHFIKDFKQLRNITPAEIVKKKLLLSDQLAIPDVISI; encoded by the coding sequence ATGAAAGTACAAATTTATAAAGTCAAAAATCCGATCAGTTGTGTTTCAGAAATCGTAGAAATAAACTCAGATCTAGCAACTGATACTTTGACACACTTTGTACCACCTTTTGGGAGCCCTGAAATTATTCTATTCATTGGGCATGAGCATCAAATAAAAAATGTTTCCATTACTAATGGACTAATCAAAGGATTGTACAACATTTCTCAAAAAATTGAATTTTCACCAAATTATCATTTTATTACTATTCGATTACAGCCCTATGGATTAAGGCAATTATTCAATATAAATACAACAGAGTTAAATAATTCAGTAATAGATATTCAAAGTCATCCAATTGGAGAAGTACTGTTAAATATCACAAAAGCAATAGACAAACTAGAAGTTTCTACAGCAAATAATTTAGTTAATATTATAGAGCAATTTTCTATCTATCCCGTGTCCACATCAACAAAAACATTTATCAAAAATACTTCTGAAACAATCTACACAACTGTAAAAGACATAATTTTTGAAAGCGGTATTGGTCTAAGAACCTTACAACGCAATTTTAAAAAAGAAGTGGGTTTGACACCAAAAGAATACTTGAGAATAAAACGTCTGAACGCAATAGAGCAAAAATTGTCGCAGAATGTAAATGTTTTTGAGATTATTTCCGATTTTGATTTTACAGACCAAGCCCATTTCATTAAAGATTTCAAGCAACTACGAAATATCACACCAGCAGAAATTGTAAAAAAGAAATTATTGCTTTCCGATCAACTCGCTATTCCTGATGTAATATCAATCTAA
- a CDS encoding tyrosine-type recombinase/integrase, whose amino-acid sequence MLKKTWKPTGVTEFDDALQRMDNHMALANNAWATRQNYLRGLRDLMLHLDKRPEDCSADEIKAYLVFARDHQQLSSSSVNLRVCGVKYYCREVIRRLDLVVKIPNPRLQKYFTEVLTFQEVERLFGACRDMRQLLVLQLIYETGIRTRELVRLRVSDFDKNLRIITIRNSKGRKTRTVPYGDQLRNTLRQYCIVRGSVPTNTIIESIKEPGTPLRIRGVQFIVKEAVRRSGLKKRIHPHTLRHTFAVHYLNLSGTLPQLQRLLGHEHITTTLHYLKYAHIPGMAAISLLDNLLQTK is encoded by the coding sequence TTGTTAAAAAAAACCTGGAAGCCCACGGGCGTAACTGAATTTGATGACGCGCTCCAGCGCATGGATAACCATATGGCTCTTGCCAATAATGCCTGGGCTACCCGACAAAATTACCTTCGTGGTCTTCGTGATTTAATGCTGCACCTGGACAAACGACCAGAAGACTGCTCTGCCGATGAGATTAAAGCCTACCTCGTTTTTGCCCGCGATCACCAACAACTCAGTTCTTCTTCTGTCAATCTTCGCGTATGCGGTGTCAAGTATTATTGCCGGGAAGTCATTCGCCGACTGGACCTGGTAGTGAAAATTCCCAACCCGCGCCTCCAAAAGTATTTTACCGAGGTCCTGACTTTTCAGGAAGTGGAGCGACTTTTTGGAGCCTGCCGCGATATGCGCCAACTACTGGTCCTTCAACTTATCTACGAGACCGGTATTCGTACCCGGGAGCTGGTCAGGCTTCGCGTAAGCGACTTCGACAAAAACCTGCGTATCATCACCATCCGTAATAGTAAAGGTCGCAAAACCAGGACTGTTCCTTATGGTGATCAGTTGCGGAATACCTTGCGTCAATACTGCATCGTTCGAGGTAGTGTTCCCACAAACACAATCATTGAAAGTATTAAGGAACCCGGCACCCCACTTAGGATTCGCGGTGTGCAATTCATTGTCAAAGAAGCGGTACGTCGCAGCGGGCTAAAAAAACGCATTCATCCGCATACCCTGCGCCACACTTTTGCGGTGCATTATCTCAACCTCAGTGGTACGTTGCCACAGCTTCAACGCCTGCTGGGACATGAGCATATCACCACTACTTTACACTATCTGAAGTATGCTCATATTCCCGGAATGGCAGCTATTTCTTTGCTGGACAACTTATTGCAAACAAAATGA
- a CDS encoding barstar family protein: MKIIEIEGGRFSNLKGFYDEIERGLTSGLDWKVGRNLDAFDDLLEGGFGMHDYGEEVELIWTNSDRSRMKLGYEETVKYFQDKLRKCHPSNKREVKNELEMAMNGKGETLFEMIVEIIKDHQHITLKMK; the protein is encoded by the coding sequence ATGAAGATAATTGAAATAGAGGGAGGAAGATTCTCGAATCTAAAAGGTTTTTATGACGAAATCGAGAGAGGTTTAACGAGTGGTTTAGATTGGAAAGTTGGGAGAAATCTTGACGCATTTGATGATCTGTTAGAAGGAGGATTTGGAATGCACGATTACGGCGAAGAAGTTGAATTAATTTGGACAAATTCAGATAGAAGCAGAATGAAATTGGGATATGAAGAAACTGTAAAATATTTCCAAGACAAATTGAGAAAATGCCATCCTTCAAATAAGAGAGAGGTGAAAAATGAATTAGAAATGGCAATGAATGGAAAAGGTGAAACGCTTTTTGAAATGATTGTTGAGATCATCAAAGATCATCAACATATAACCTTGAAAATGAAATAA
- a CDS encoding peptidase S41, protein MKKGILLILTIFLTYLANAQNCSCEDNFIWLKETFEKNDAGFQFSVDKKGEQEYQKHSDSYAQKVKSITSKQECAETLQQWLRFFREGHLSLQLNGNTTSSTPEKFDSEKVKEQFNSWPTYPYKKVQFDAYISKLTEPGLEGIWSDPPYKFGIKKVADQYIGFILEADGVYWRQSQIKFRISEDNDSLSAVYYMRNHSERNFENVELVGKNHLQIGFVTLKRIAPEFKANEQDINIERQLRFQSTSAPLFEKLTDNTVILRIPSFSYSEKELIDSLIDLHFQEIISTENLIIDLRNNGGGSDASFEQILPLTYTNPIRTVGVEFLSTPLNNQRMLDFMNDPDWTTEDKKWAEESLRKLNQHIGEFVNLDSTAVTIETFDTIYPYPKNVGIIINEGNGSTTEQFLLAAKQSKKVKLFGTTTAGVLDISNMYFTDSPCEDFKLGYSLSKSMRIPEMSIDNKGIQPDYYLDETISKFDWISFVISILNEIK, encoded by the coding sequence ATGAAAAAAGGAATACTATTAATACTGACCATCTTCTTGACATATTTGGCTAATGCACAGAACTGTAGTTGCGAAGACAACTTTATTTGGTTGAAGGAAACTTTTGAGAAAAATGATGCGGGTTTTCAATTTTCTGTTGACAAAAAAGGAGAGCAAGAATATCAGAAACATTCTGATTCATATGCCCAAAAGGTGAAATCGATTACCAGCAAACAAGAATGTGCTGAGACTCTTCAACAATGGTTAAGGTTCTTTCGTGAAGGACACTTATCCTTACAGTTAAATGGTAACACCACTTCATCTACTCCTGAAAAATTCGATTCTGAGAAAGTGAAGGAGCAATTCAATTCATGGCCAACATACCCATACAAGAAGGTACAGTTTGACGCATACATTTCAAAGCTCACTGAACCTGGACTTGAAGGAATTTGGTCCGATCCACCTTATAAATTCGGAATTAAAAAAGTGGCTGATCAGTACATTGGATTTATTCTTGAAGCAGATGGAGTTTACTGGAGACAATCACAAATAAAGTTTAGAATATCTGAGGATAATGATTCCCTCTCAGCAGTTTACTACATGAGAAATCACTCAGAAAGGAACTTTGAAAATGTTGAACTTGTGGGTAAAAACCATCTGCAAATTGGTTTTGTCACCTTGAAAAGAATAGCACCTGAATTCAAAGCTAATGAACAGGATATTAATATTGAAAGACAATTAAGATTTCAGTCAACAAGTGCCCCACTGTTTGAAAAATTGACGGATAATACTGTAATACTCCGTATTCCTTCTTTCTCATATTCCGAAAAGGAATTAATTGACAGCTTAATTGATTTACACTTCCAAGAAATCATTAGTACCGAAAATTTAATAATTGATTTACGAAACAATGGTGGTGGAAGTGATGCAAGTTTTGAACAAATTCTCCCCTTAACCTATACAAACCCAATCCGAACCGTGGGTGTAGAGTTTCTTTCAACCCCACTAAACAATCAGCGTATGCTTGACTTCATGAACGATCCAGATTGGACGACTGAAGATAAAAAATGGGCAGAGGAATCACTACGAAAACTCAATCAACATATTGGAGAATTTGTAAATCTTGATAGCACAGCTGTTACGATAGAGACATTTGACACAATCTATCCCTACCCTAAAAATGTAGGTATTATAATAAATGAAGGCAATGGAAGTACTACAGAGCAGTTTTTGCTTGCGGCTAAACAAAGTAAGAAAGTAAAACTTTTTGGAACGACAACTGCTGGAGTACTTGATATTTCGAATATGTATTTTACTGATTCTCCTTGCGAAGACTTCAAATTGGGGTACAGTTTATCAAAAAGTATGCGAATACCTGAAATGTCCATTGATAATAAAGGAATACAACCAGATTATTACCTTGATGAGACAATTTCAAAATTTGACTGGATTAGCTTTGTCATTAGTATCTTGAACGAAATAAAATAA
- a CDS encoding site-specific DNA-methyltransferase — protein sequence MKLYTTLEQQLKKEPNFVTDNGELKKWVVLNKAQNFDEELIGLLLDNADLKEKFFVNVKGTLVFNQNLFVQFLEQKNYLNDSYTQYKNKVGLTIDGKYLKQRNEVALVWPFKDCILEGGQSREEDKREEIFFNEILAQDEITQLLEPKVLTNAKRIDKDGEKPVDQFNRNENGTITDNLIIKGNNLLALHTLKEEFAGKVKLIYIDPPYNTGNDSFQYNDSFNESTWLTFMKNRLEIARDLLSKDGKMFIQCDDNEQAYLKILMDEVFKPQNFVETFVWKNTDNAPALSKKTRKNLEFIHCYEKVLDTSKGYVGRDSDNDDAPLLNSGNPITVLKFEPEIIQFRIPDGNYPKGSYDKVELLDDLVVKKGKNEDTIRLKGRFKWQQSFLDTEVSNGTYFLIKSNKFSIRYQREIASNMAPDKLIDEIYLSKAIGVETNEDSKKHIDSLNLNFNSYPKPESLIGFLIKAVTEEGDLILDYHLGSGTTASTAHKMKRQYIGIEQMDYIETVAVERLKKVMDGEQGGISKSVNWQGGGSFVYLELKKYNQNFIEQIEDAKDTKALLNVWEQMKTKSFLNYNVDIKKQDEHLEEFKALSLAEQKQHLCELLDKNQLYVNLTSLNDTDFACTEDEKKVTKDFYQIKK from the coding sequence ATGAAATTATATACAACATTAGAGCAACAACTCAAGAAAGAACCCAACTTCGTGACAGACAACGGAGAACTGAAAAAATGGGTGGTGCTGAACAAAGCACAGAACTTTGACGAAGAATTGATTGGACTGTTGCTCGACAATGCAGACCTGAAAGAAAAGTTTTTTGTAAACGTGAAAGGCACGTTGGTTTTTAACCAAAACTTGTTTGTGCAGTTTTTGGAGCAGAAAAACTATCTAAACGACAGCTACACCCAATACAAAAACAAGGTTGGACTGACCATTGACGGCAAATACCTGAAACAACGCAACGAAGTAGCTTTGGTGTGGCCGTTTAAGGACTGCATTTTGGAAGGCGGACAAAGCCGTGAAGAAGACAAACGAGAAGAAATTTTCTTTAATGAAATTTTAGCACAAGACGAAATTACTCAGCTTTTAGAGCCAAAAGTTTTGACCAATGCCAAACGCATTGACAAAGACGGAGAAAAACCAGTCGACCAATTTAACCGAAACGAAAACGGCACAATAACCGACAACCTGATTATTAAAGGCAACAACCTTTTAGCCTTGCACACGCTGAAAGAAGAATTTGCAGGAAAAGTAAAACTGATTTATATAGACCCGCCATATAACACAGGTAATGACAGTTTTCAATACAATGATTCATTCAATGAAAGCACTTGGTTAACCTTTATGAAAAATCGGCTTGAAATTGCAAGGGACTTGTTATCGAAAGATGGGAAAATGTTTATACAGTGTGATGATAATGAACAAGCATATCTTAAGATTTTGATGGACGAAGTCTTTAAACCACAGAATTTTGTGGAAACATTTGTTTGGAAGAATACTGATAATGCACCAGCTCTTTCAAAGAAGACACGTAAAAATCTTGAATTTATACATTGCTATGAAAAGGTTCTTGATACAAGTAAAGGATATGTTGGAAGAGATAGTGATAATGATGATGCACCATTGTTAAATAGTGGTAACCCAATAACTGTTTTGAAATTCGAACCAGAAATTATACAGTTTAGAATTCCCGATGGTAATTATCCCAAAGGAAGTTATGATAAAGTTGAGCTACTTGATGACTTGGTCGTTAAAAAAGGAAAAAACGAGGACACAATTAGATTGAAAGGTCGATTCAAATGGCAACAATCATTTTTGGATACCGAAGTTAGCAATGGAACGTATTTTTTAATCAAATCAAATAAATTTTCTATTAGGTATCAAAGGGAAATCGCTTCGAATATGGCACCTGATAAATTAATTGATGAGATTTATCTCTCAAAAGCCATAGGTGTAGAAACAAATGAAGATTCAAAAAAGCACATTGATTCTCTTAATCTTAATTTTAATTCTTATCCCAAGCCCGAATCTTTGATTGGCTTTTTAATAAAGGCAGTTACAGAAGAAGGAGACCTTATTTTGGACTATCATTTAGGAAGTGGAACTACGGCATCTACAGCCCACAAAATGAAACGCCAATATATAGGCATAGAGCAAATGGATTACATTGAAACAGTTGCAGTCGAAAGGCTTAAAAAGGTAATGGATGGAGAACAAGGCGGTATTTCAAAATCCGTCAATTGGCAAGGTGGTGGTTCATTCGTCTATCTCGAACTCAAGAAATACAATCAAAATTTCATTGAGCAGATTGAAGATGCCAAAGACACCAAAGCACTTTTGAATGTTTGGGAACAGATGAAAACCAAAAGTTTCTTGAATTACAATGTGGACATTAAGAAGCAAGACGAGCATTTGGAAGAATTTAAAGCCTTGAGCCTTGCTGAGCAGAAACAACACCTTTGCGAACTATTGGACAAAAACCAATTGTATGTAAATCTTACTTCGCTCAATGATACCGACTTTGCTTGTACCGAAGACGAAAAGAAAGTAACCAAAGATTTTTACCAAATTAAAAAGTAA
- a CDS encoding IS91 family transposase: protein MRPQLEVAQVIDRFLHQLPDHKLTKYHRRTLKAIQACRTASLGGHVDACDSCGHLRISYNSCRNRHCPKCQGLNKEMWTIQQEDQLLPTTYFHVVFTLPHELNGLCLHNPRFMYDLLLRSSWYTLNTFARDPKWLGAKSAATMVLHTWGQTLVLHPHVHCIVPNGGLTSKDEWQLPKRGNAKFLYPVKALKKVFKVFFLKQMRLALEQGLLILPPDFPSKPARYHPWKENLYAKDWVVHTKKPFAGVQHVVKYLARYSHRVAITNHRIKQIDQQSVQFDYKDYADRGLKKVMTLSGKDFIQRFCLHILPPGFRKVRQYGFLANASKTKDIAAARKALGRKHKQLLQRAERKVLAKLRLFSQKVDRCPCCQKGKMILVYAFIANKDPPVYHTAITHSK, encoded by the coding sequence ATGAGGCCCCAACTGGAAGTCGCTCAGGTAATTGATCGTTTTTTACATCAACTGCCTGACCATAAACTGACGAAGTACCACCGACGCACGCTTAAGGCTATTCAGGCTTGCCGAACTGCTTCTCTGGGCGGGCATGTCGATGCTTGTGATAGCTGCGGTCATTTGCGTATAAGTTACAACAGTTGCCGCAATCGACATTGTCCAAAATGTCAAGGCCTCAACAAGGAAATGTGGACGATACAACAAGAGGATCAACTCCTGCCAACGACCTACTTCCATGTCGTTTTTACACTGCCACATGAACTCAACGGATTGTGTTTACACAATCCCCGGTTCATGTATGATTTGTTGCTACGTTCCTCCTGGTACACCCTGAACACTTTTGCCAGGGATCCCAAATGGCTAGGCGCTAAATCTGCTGCCACTATGGTTTTGCACACCTGGGGACAAACTTTGGTACTTCATCCTCATGTGCATTGTATCGTACCCAATGGTGGCCTTACGTCGAAGGACGAGTGGCAACTCCCCAAACGCGGCAATGCCAAATTCCTTTATCCGGTAAAGGCCCTGAAAAAAGTATTCAAAGTTTTTTTCCTCAAACAAATGCGATTGGCACTTGAGCAGGGCCTTTTAATATTACCCCCTGACTTTCCTTCCAAGCCTGCCCGCTATCATCCCTGGAAAGAAAACCTTTATGCTAAGGATTGGGTGGTACACACCAAAAAGCCTTTTGCCGGAGTTCAACATGTGGTTAAATACCTCGCCCGGTATTCTCACCGCGTGGCCATCACCAATCACAGGATCAAACAAATCGATCAGCAATCTGTCCAATTCGACTACAAAGACTATGCTGATCGTGGTCTGAAAAAAGTGATGACGTTATCCGGAAAGGATTTTATCCAGAGGTTTTGCCTCCACATCCTTCCCCCGGGATTCCGAAAAGTCCGGCAGTACGGTTTTCTTGCCAATGCCTCTAAAACCAAAGACATAGCTGCAGCCCGTAAGGCTCTGGGGCGAAAACACAAACAATTACTCCAACGGGCCGAACGAAAAGTACTGGCTAAACTTCGACTCTTTAGTCAAAAAGTGGATCGTTGTCCCTGTTGTCAAAAAGGTAAAATGATCCTTGTTTATGCTTTTATTGCAAATAAAGATCCGCCGGTTTACCATACAGCCATTACTCATTCAAAGTAA
- a CDS encoding DinB family protein encodes MNWAQEIDKITLVAEMLFSGLSSEQLNWKPNSETWSIAQNLEHLIVVNETYYPVLSSLKKGTYKKPFLANFGFIVSFFGKTVLNAVKPDRKKKMKTFSIWEPGQSRVGIDIISRFKKHQSELQKQINEAKELLTNRIVISSPASKIVVYRLEIAFDIVVNHEQRHLEQAKEILRELKK; translated from the coding sequence ATGAATTGGGCACAAGAAATTGATAAAATAACATTGGTTGCGGAAATGCTGTTTAGCGGACTAAGCAGTGAACAACTAAATTGGAAACCAAATTCAGAAACTTGGAGCATTGCACAAAATTTGGAACATTTGATAGTAGTTAATGAAACTTATTATCCTGTTTTGAGTTCTTTAAAAAAAGGAACTTACAAAAAGCCCTTTTTGGCAAATTTTGGTTTTATTGTTTCATTTTTTGGGAAAACAGTTTTAAATGCCGTTAAACCTGACAGAAAGAAAAAAATGAAAACTTTTTCAATTTGGGAGCCAGGACAAAGCAGGGTAGGTATTGATATAATATCTCGTTTTAAAAAACATCAGTCCGAACTACAAAAACAAATAAACGAAGCCAAGGAACTCCTTACTAATCGAATTGTAATTTCATCACCTGCGAGTAAAATTGTAGTTTACAGGTTAGAAATTGCATTTGACATTGTTGTAAATCACGAACAACGTCATTTGGAACAGGCTAAAGAAATCCTAAGGGAATTAAAAAAATGA
- a CDS encoding helix-turn-helix transcriptional regulator: MNRIKEVLKDKGISQAWLAKQTGKSYNTINEYARNVRQPSLEDLYTIAEILNVKVKDLLTERR, encoded by the coding sequence ATGAACCGAATAAAAGAAGTTTTAAAAGACAAAGGGATTTCGCAGGCTTGGCTTGCCAAACAAACAGGAAAAAGTTACAACACGATTAACGAATATGCTCGTAACGTGAGACAACCGAGTTTGGAAGACTTATACACCATTGCGGAAATTCTAAATGTGAAAGTCAAAGATTTATTAACTGAAAGAAGATAA